The Pseudarthrobacter defluvii DNA window AAGCGACCGGCCGCCGGCGCGTATCACCACCACGCACCACCCCCGGAGGACATGCACAAAGCGACTGACGGGACCTGTTGAGGTGGGTAGTCTGGATGCATGGCGCGGCCCCTCACCGGCCCGGCTGCCCTCCGGCCCGACTGCTCACAGTGCTTTGCCCTGTGCTGCACGGCCTTCGGGTTCACCCGCTCTGCCGACTTCGCCATCGACAAGCCGCCCGCCACCCCGTGCCCCAATCTTGCCGGAGACTTTTCCTGCACCATCCACGACAGGCTCCGGCCGCGTGGTTTTGCCGGCTGCACCGGGTTCGACTGCTTTGGCGCCGGGCAGGCGGTCAGCCAGGGGCTGTTCCACGGCACCAGCTGGCGGGAAAGCCCGGAAACCGCCGCGGACATGTTTGCCGCCTTCAGGGTCCTGCGCCAGCTGCACGAAATGCTGTGGCACCTTACCCAGGCAGAGGCGAAGGCCTACAGCCCGGAAACCGCTGACGACGTGCACTGTCTGGCGGCCCGGGTCCGGGAGGTGGCGGAAGGCAACCTTGAGGAGGTTCTGGCAGCCGACGTCGGGACCCTCCATGGGCAGGTGGGCGAAGCTCTGCGCTGGGTGAGCGAGGAGGTCCGCGCGGGGTACTTCTGCGATGGGTGGCCCGGCGATGGCATGCGAAATACGCCGCTGGCACCCGTCGCCGACCTGGCCGGGGCAAACCTGCGCGGCCTGGCGCTGTGCGGGGCAGATCTTCGCGGTGCATGCCTGATCGCTGCCGATCTGCGCGGCACGGACCTGACGGCGGTGGACCTTCTGGGTGCGGACCTGCGCGATGCAAGGCTCGACGGCGCCGACCTCACCCACGCACTCTTCCTCACCCAGCCACAAATCAGCGCAGCCCGCGGCAGCGCGTCCACCCAGCTCCCCTCCTGGCTTGAGCGGCCCGGCCACTGGTCCCCAGCGCAGCCGACCCGGTCCCCCGCCCACCCAGCGGAAGCGCCTTGACAGGGGCGATTGTTAGCGCTGACAGTGAAAGGAAACCGACACCAAGCGAAAGCCACTGATGAAGAACTGGGCAGGAAACCTCGAATACTCCTCCGCGGAGGTCCGGCGGCCGGAATCGGTCGCGGAACTGGCCGCCATCGTGGCTGATTCGCCGCGGATCAAGGCCCTGGGGTCCCGGCACTCGTTCAACCGGGTGGGCGACACGGAGGGGGTCCATGTCCTCCTCGATGCCCTGCCGCAGCAGGTGGAGCTGGATTCCAGCCGTGGAACGGTGCGGGTCAGCGGCGGGGTGAGCTACGGGGCGCTTTGCCGGACGCTTGAGGAATCCGGCGTCGCCATCCACAACCTCGCCTCACTGCCGCACATCTCGGTGGCAGGCGCCGTGCAAACGGGCACGCACGGCTCCGGAGTCAACAACCCTTCGCTGGCCGGCGCCGTGGAATCCATCGACCTGGTCCGGGCCTCCGGGGAGCAGGTCACGCTGACCCGGGCGGACGGGGACGAGTTCCTGGCCAGCGTGGTGGGCATCGGGGCCCTGGGCATCGTCACCGGCCTCGAACTTGCGGTGCGCCCCAGCTTCAGGATGCGGCAGCGCGTCCTTGAGGACCTGCCGTGGGACAACGCCCTTGGGAATTTCAACGACATTGTGTCCGCCGCCTACAGCGTGAGCCTGTTTACCGACTACGCCGGCAACACGGTCAACCAGGTGTGGCTCAAGGCGCTTGACGAGGAGCCGGCGCTCCCCGGCCTGTTCGGGGCAACCGCCGCCCTGCGGCCGCGGCACCCCCTCCCGGACATGTCCGCGGAGAACTGCACGGCACAGCTGGACGAGCCGGGACTGTGGCTGGACCGGCTGCCGCACTTCCGGCACGAATTCACGCCAAGCAACGGTGACGAACTCCAAAGCGAGTTCATTCTTCCCCTGGAACACGCCCCCGCCGCCCTCCAGGCAGTCCGTGGGCTGGCCGGACAGCTTTCACCCCTGCTCTTCGTCTCGGAAGTACGCACCGGCGCCGCGGACGAGTTCTGGCTCAGCCCGTTCTACCGGCAGCAGAGCGTGGCGCTGCACTTCACCTGGAAGCCGATGCAGCCGGAAGTGGAAGCGTTCCTTCCGGTCCTTGAGGACGCACTGCGGCCCTTTGGCGCACGACCGCACTGGGGCAAGCTGTTCACCCCCGGTGGGCATGACTGGGAAACGCTTTACCCGCGCTTCGCCGACTTCCGTTCCTTCGCCGCCGGCCACGACCCCGAAGGCAAGTTCCGGAACGGGCTGCTGGACAGCATCCTGGGCGTCCCGGCCCGTCGTTAACCGGCCGCCGGTACGCTGGGGGTATGACATTTCGCCCCGCCGTCGCCTCCGCCGCCGCCCTGTCCACCGCGTTGTTGCTGCTGACCGGATGCGGTGCCGTTGGGGATGCTGCCGGCGCCGCTGCCAGTGACGCCGCGTCCAAAGTTGCCTCCAGCGCCGCCCAGGAAGTCAACCGGCAGATCTGCACCCTGGTGCAGGACGGCCTGGTCAGCCCCTCGGACCGGCAGGCCCTGGCCGGCCTAGTCTCGGCAGCGCGCACGGCAGGGGTTCCCGCGGAGATTACGACGCCGCTGGGCCGGATTGCCGAGGCCGGGGACCAGGTGCCGGCAGACTCCGTCCGGGCCCTGAAGGACGCCTGCCGCGCCTGAGCCGGAAGCGCCGGCCGCCCTCTTCAGCGGCCTGCCTCATGGTGCTACGGTGAAGTGACGAACTAGTAAGCCTGTGATACTAAATCGCTCGCGAAGGAGATCGTCATGGCAGAACGCGGCAATACCACCCACGGCCAGAATCTGGACGACCAGATGAAGCACGAAACGCAGGGGGTGGTGCACGGAAACCAGCCCGCCCATGCCGAGGAATGGCGCGAAACAGAGCCCTTCCCGGATGACACGGACCCGGCCGAAGTGCGGGAGGCGCTGAATCCCGTCGCCTCGCCGGACCCCCTCACCACAGAGGGGGAACAGTGACCACCAGCCTGCAGAAATATGCCGACCTCTACCGCCGCCCCGGCCCTTGGTGCACCGCCTATGTGCCTGCCGGAACCGGAACGGTGGACACGCTGGAAGCCGGCGATGTCAGGCCAGGGAATGCCCAGGCCCAGCTCGAAGCCCAGGGCGCAACCCCGGCTGATGTTGCGGCAATGGAACAGGCACTCCAACCGGCCGCCGGCGTCCCCTCTCCCGTATCCAGGTTCGTGCTGGTCAACGATGGGAAGACCGAAGTCAACGAGGTACTCCCGGGCGATCTCGTCCTGCCGGAACGGCTGGCAGTGGAGTCCATCCCGGACCTGCTGCCGCTGCTGAAGCACCAGCCTGAAGAGTTCGCCTATGTCGTGGCTGAGGTCAGCCGGGAGCATGGCGAAATCCGTCTGTACCGCGCCGGGACTGTTGGTCCCGCCAGCGTGCAGGAGGTGGAGGGCGAGTCCGAGCATATAAAGAAGTTCCACGGCGGGGGCTGGTCACACCTGCGGTTCCAGCACCACACCGAGGACGTCTGGCGGCGGAATGCGGACGAGGTGGCAGGTGAAATCGACAAGCTCGTGGCCGACGGCGGGGCCCGGCTGGTGGTCCTCGCCGGTGACATCCATGCCCGCGGCCTTGTCCAGGATCAGCTTTCCAAGGCCAGCCAGGCACTGGTGTCGATCGTTGATTCCCACACGCACACCGCGGGCTCGGAGAGCGCCAACCTGGAAGACAACGTCAACCAGCGCGTTGCCGAAGTGTGGGCGGAGGAACAGCAGAGCGTGATGGACAGGCTGGCGGTCCAGGAGGGCCAGGCCAATCCGGAATCCGCGCACGGCGTGGGAGCTGTGGTGCACGCCCTGCAGCAGGCGCAGGTGGACACCCTGATCCTCGATGACGCCGTGTTGTCCCAACGGACCATGCTGGCCCTGGATGCCGAACCGTGGATTGCCACAGCCAAGGAAGAGGCCCTGGGCGCCGGAATCCTGGGAGAAGTTCCGGCCCCGGCGGCGCTGCTTCGGGCAGCGGCGCTCACTGACGCCCGTGTTCTCCTGGTCCCGGGACCGGTCCTGCCGGAGGGCGTTCACGTCGCGGCACTGCTGCGCTGGTCCTCGGGCCCGGACGTCCCGTCGTCGTAAAGCCTTGCGGCCCGTCCTTTTCACCGAACCCATCGATTGGAAGGTGCACCATGAGCACTGCAGATGAAAACCCCGATGACGTCCTCGAGAGCGTAATCGTCCCGGAGGAGGACGCGCTTCCCACCCCCACCCGCACTGGACACGGCAAGATGCCCGAAGACGTTGACGACGACGATTACCAAAAGGCGGTGGAACAGGAGCGGGTAGCG harbors:
- a CDS encoding pentapeptide repeat-containing protein, with the protein product MARPLTGPAALRPDCSQCFALCCTAFGFTRSADFAIDKPPATPCPNLAGDFSCTIHDRLRPRGFAGCTGFDCFGAGQAVSQGLFHGTSWRESPETAADMFAAFRVLRQLHEMLWHLTQAEAKAYSPETADDVHCLAARVREVAEGNLEEVLAADVGTLHGQVGEALRWVSEEVRAGYFCDGWPGDGMRNTPLAPVADLAGANLRGLALCGADLRGACLIAADLRGTDLTAVDLLGADLRDARLDGADLTHALFLTQPQISAARGSASTQLPSWLERPGHWSPAQPTRSPAHPAEAP
- a CDS encoding D-arabinono-1,4-lactone oxidase codes for the protein MKNWAGNLEYSSAEVRRPESVAELAAIVADSPRIKALGSRHSFNRVGDTEGVHVLLDALPQQVELDSSRGTVRVSGGVSYGALCRTLEESGVAIHNLASLPHISVAGAVQTGTHGSGVNNPSLAGAVESIDLVRASGEQVTLTRADGDEFLASVVGIGALGIVTGLELAVRPSFRMRQRVLEDLPWDNALGNFNDIVSAAYSVSLFTDYAGNTVNQVWLKALDEEPALPGLFGATAALRPRHPLPDMSAENCTAQLDEPGLWLDRLPHFRHEFTPSNGDELQSEFILPLEHAPAALQAVRGLAGQLSPLLFVSEVRTGAADEFWLSPFYRQQSVALHFTWKPMQPEVEAFLPVLEDALRPFGARPHWGKLFTPGGHDWETLYPRFADFRSFAAGHDPEGKFRNGLLDSILGVPARR
- a CDS encoding baeRF2 domain-containing protein gives rise to the protein MTTSLQKYADLYRRPGPWCTAYVPAGTGTVDTLEAGDVRPGNAQAQLEAQGATPADVAAMEQALQPAAGVPSPVSRFVLVNDGKTEVNEVLPGDLVLPERLAVESIPDLLPLLKHQPEEFAYVVAEVSREHGEIRLYRAGTVGPASVQEVEGESEHIKKFHGGGWSHLRFQHHTEDVWRRNADEVAGEIDKLVADGGARLVVLAGDIHARGLVQDQLSKASQALVSIVDSHTHTAGSESANLEDNVNQRVAEVWAEEQQSVMDRLAVQEGQANPESAHGVGAVVHALQQAQVDTLILDDAVLSQRTMLALDAEPWIATAKEEALGAGILGEVPAPAALLRAAALTDARVLLVPGPVLPEGVHVAALLRWSSGPDVPSS